DNA sequence from the Actinomycetes bacterium genome:
GCATCACCGACTACGCCCAGGAGCAGCTCGGCGACGTCGTCTTCGTCTCCCTCCCGGGCGTCGGGGACCAGGTGAGCGCGGGGGAGTCCTGCGGGGAGGTCGAGTCCACCAAGAGCGTGAGCGACATCTACGCCCCGGTGAGCGGCGTCGTCACCGCCCGGAACGAGACGCTCTCGGACTCACCCGACCTGGTCAACTCCGACCCCTACGGCGGGGGCTGGCTCTTCGAGATCGAGCCTGCCGACCCCGCCGCCACGGACGCGCTGCTCGACGCGGCCGCCTATCGAGGCCAGATCGGGGAATGAACCCTCGACCCTCGATCTGAAGTCGAGGGTTGGCTCCTCCGTTCGGCCACCGCGATCGAGGCCCGGTTGACCTGCGACCCGGTGGCCGCCTAGGTTTCCTCGAGCCCGGATGGAGAGTTTCCGGGTGCCGTCGTGGGGATGGCGGGACGCGTCGATGGCGGGCGAGGAGGGACCGGGGCGATGGCGTCGCAGCAACCTGGGTCGCCCGAGCAGGGGCCGCCGGAGCAGGAACCGCCGGAGCCGGAACCACGCGACCACACCTCCACCCTCAACCTGGGGGCGCTGGGACCCGACGCCGACGTGGAGGCGCGGCTCGAG
Encoded proteins:
- the gcvH gene encoding glycine cleavage system protein GcvH, giving the protein MHPDDLKYTAEHEWVRPEGAHVRVGITDYAQEQLGDVVFVSLPGVGDQVSAGESCGEVESTKSVSDIYAPVSGVVTARNETLSDSPDLVNSDPYGGGWLFEIEPADPAATDALLDAAAYRGQIGE